Sequence from the Ancalomicrobiaceae bacterium S20 genome:
CGAGCTCGACGAGGCGGCCGAGGCGCTCGGGCTCGATCTCGCGACGCTGGCGGTCGACGAGGACGTCGAGACGCTCGGCGGCCTGGTCGTCGCGCTGTTCGGCCGCGTGCCGACGGTCGGCGAACGGCTGGAGAGCGAGCGGTTGCCGACACTCGCCTTCGAGATCATCGACGCCGATCGCCGGCGGCTGAAGCGCCTCGGCATCCGCCGCCGCGACACGGCCGAGGCGGACACGGCTCCCTCGATACCGCCGCGGCCGCTCGGGACGGTTTGACCGCCGGCGCGGTCGGACCGGTTTTGACGACCTGACATGGCCGGAACGGCGCGTTCCAAGGCCCGGAACGGTCATCGTCGCGCGTGCCGGCAGCCGTCGTTCCGCCGCAGTCTTGACGTTGGTGTCCGCGCCGTCGGAACTGTGACCGACCACCGGAACCGGCCGATTCGCCGCGGAGGACGATGCTCGGAGTCTTGCCCATCGCGTGGTGCTGGCGTGGGGCTGGCGACGCGCCGGCCTCGCGATCGGCGCGGGTGCGCTCGCCGCGGGCGCCATGGCGCCGCTCAATGCCTTCCCCGTGCTCTGGATCGCGCTGCCCGTTCTGGTCTGGCTCGTCGATGGTTCGGTCGAGGTGCGCGCCTCCGGTGCGCTCGCGCGCGTCTGGCCGGCGTTCCGGACCGGCTGGCAGTTCGGCTTCGGCTACTTTCTGGCAGGCCTGTGGTGGATCGGCGCGGCGATGACCGTCGATCTCGCCCAGTTCGGCTGGATGATCCCGATCGCCGTGCCCGGCCTCGCGGCGGGGCTCGCGATCTTCTTCGGCCTCGGCGTGGTGATCGCGCGGATCGGCTGGACCGAGAGCCCATGGCGCATCGTCGCACTGGCGATCGGGCTGTCGCTGTCGGAATTCCTGCGCGGCGTCGTGCTGACCGGCTTTCCCTGGAATGCGCTCGGCTATGGGCTCGCGGCCAATGTGCCGATGATGCAGATCGGCGCCGTCGTTGGCCTGCCGGGCATGACCTTTCTCGCCGCGCTGCTGTTCGCCGCCCCGGCCGCGCTCGCCGATCGCGGCGGCCGGCGGTTCTTCATCGGCTGCGCGGTGCTGTTCGGGCTGGTGGTCGGGTTCGGCTTCCTGCGGCTCGCCATGGTCGCGGGCACGCCGGCGGCCGGCGATGTCGCGGGCGTCAAGCTCCGGATCATGCAGCCGTCGGTCGACCAGTGGAAGAAGTGGCGGCCGGACTACCGCGAAGAGATCGTCGCACGCTATCTGGCGCTGTCGTCCGGCAAGGCTGTCGACGACAAGGCCGGGGTCGCGGTGCCCGCCGGCACGGGGCTCGACGGCATCACGCATCTGATCTGGCCCGAATCAGCCTTCCCGTTCCTGCTCATGAACGAGCCGGCGGCGCTGGCGTCGATCGCGCAGCTGATCGGCGACAAGACGACACTGATCACCGGCGCGATCCGTGCCGCGCCGCCGGGGCCGGGCGAGACGACCACGCGCTACTACAATTCGGTGTTCGCGATCGGCGCCAACGCCTCGATCCTCGGCGCCTACGACAAGGTCCATCTGGTGCCGTTCGGCGAATACCTGCCGTTCCAGGAGACGCTGGAGTCCTACGGCATTCGCCAGCTCACGCACCTGCGCGGCGGCTTCAGCGCGGGATCGGCGGTACAGACGCTGCGTGTGCCCGGCACGCCGCCCTTCAGCGCCCTGGTCTGCTACGAGGCGATCTTCCCGGGCGCGATCGTGGACGAAGCCGACCGGCCGGAGTGGCTGGTCAATGTCACCAATGATGGCTGGTTCGGCCTGACGCCGGGGCCGTGGCAGCACCTCCAGCAGGCGCGGCTGCGCGCCGTCGAGGAAGGATTGCCGCTCGTTCGCGCCGCTAACACTGGAATATCAGCAGTTGTCGATGCTTTCGGGCATATCCGGGCCACACTGTCCTTGGGTGAAGCTGGAGTCCTCGACGCGGCTCTCCCCGCCGCTGCCCCGCGGACACCTTATTCCCGATATGGCAATTGGGTATTCCTGACGATGATCATAGTGGCAACAACGCTGGTGTCGTTCAGAGCAATTAAACTTTTCCGATAGTCCGTCGTTGACTTCCGCCTTGTGAGAGCATCATGATCACCTCGCGGAAAACCACGGAGGTGACGAGCGAATCGACCGATTTGCGGCGTTTCGGCCTTTCGCATACTCTATCACAAGATGTAGCGGGAGCATCCTATCCGTGTAGCCGCCTCCCTGCGTGAACGAACGCGAGGAGAAGACAGAACGAAGCAAAGGCACAAAATCATGGCCAGTAAAAAATCCCCGAATCCCATCGACATACACGTCGGCAGCCGCGTCCGGCTGCGCCGCATGATGCTCGGCATGAGCCAAGAAAAGCTCGGCGAGCATCTCGGCATCACGTTCCAGCAGATTCAGAAGTACGAGAAGGGCACCAACCGCATCGGCGCGAGCCGCCTGCAGGCGATCGCCCGCGTGTTGAGCGTTCCGGTCGCCTTCTTCTTCGAAGACGCACCCGGCCTGCCGCCGGTGGCCGGCAACCAGGGCTTCGACGAGCCGCAGCAGACGTCCTACGTCGTGGACTTCCTGTCCAGCGCCGAGGGCCTGTCGCTCAACAAGTCCTTCGTCCGCATCAAGGATCCGAAAGTGCGCCGCAAGGTCGTCGATCTCGTCCGGACGCTCGCCGGCGAGGAAGACTGAGCCGCGCGGATCCCGCCCATGGCCGAAACGGATCGAGGCACCGCCGATCGGGCGGTGCCTCTTCCTTTTCGTGCAACAGATCTGCGTACGTTGTTTGTATGACGTTTCGACGATAGAAGGGCGTCCCGAGGAATGTTGTTCCAGGCCGACAGTCGGAGTCGTTACAGAGCCGCCTTGACCCGGTTTCTTGTCGGCTGCTAGAGGTGACGGCCCTCGGAAGTCCTCCGTGGGCATCCGAAATTCCGAGCGGAGGCTCAATTCCGTGGCGCGCCCGTCTTACCTTTTCACCAGTGAATCCGTTTCCGAAGGCCATCCGGACAAGGTTTGCGACCGCATCTCCGACGAGGTCGTCGATGCGTTCTTCCGCATCGGACCGGAGCTCGGCTGGGATCCGGCGCATCTGCGCGTCGCCTGCGAGACGCTCGCGACCACCAACCGCGTGGTGATCGCCGGTGAGACCCGTGGTCCGGCCCAGATCACCAAGGATCTGGTCGCCCATCTCGCCCGTCTCGCCATCCGCGACATCGGCTACGAGCAGGACGGCTTCCACTGGGAAACGGCCTCGATCGACGTGCACTTGCACGCGCAGTCGGCCCACATCGCGCAGGGCGTCGATGCGGCCGGCAACAAGGATGAAGGCGCCGGCGACCAGGGCATCATGTTCGGCTACGCCTGCCGCGAGACGCCGGAGCTGATGCCGGCGCCGATCTACTATTCGCACAAGATCCTCAAGCTCCTCGCCGAGGTCCGCAAGTCGGGCAAGGAGAGCGCGCTCGAGCCCGACGCCAAGAGCCAGGTCACCGTCGCCTACGAGAACGGCAAGCCGGTCCGCGCGACCCAGATCGTGGTGTCGACCCAGCACGCCGTGGGCCTCTCCTCCGCCGAGGTCGCCGAGATCGTCAAGCCCTATGCCACCGCCGCCCTGCCCGAGGGCTGGGTCGACGACAAGACGGTCTGGCACATCAACCCGACCGGCAAGTTCGAGATCGGTGGCCCGGACGGCGACTGCGGCCTGACCGGCCGCAAGATCATCGTCGACACCTACGGCGGCGCGGCGCCGCACGGCGGCGGCGCCTTTTCGGGCAAGGATCCGACCAAGGTCGACCGTTCGGCGGCCTATGCCGCGCGCTATCTGGCCAAGAACGTGGTCGCGGCCGATCTCGCCGACCGGGCGACGATCCAGCTCGCCTACGCGATCGGCGTCTCCGATCCGCTGGCGATCTATGTCGACCTGCACGGCACCGGCAGGGTCGAGGAAGCCAAGCTCGAAAAGGCGCTGCGCGAGGTGATGAGCCTGACGCCGCGCGGCATCCGCACGCACCTCGACCTCAACAAGCCGATCTATGCGCGCACCTCGTCCTACGGCCATTTCGGCCGCGCGGCCGAGGCGGACGGCGGTTTCTCCTGGGAGAAGATCGATCTCGTCCACGCGCTGCGCACCGCGGTCGGCGTCTGAGACGACGCATGAGCGGGAGCAACGACGGTTCGGCCGAACGCGCCGCCGCCTTCTACGGCCGGCGCAAGGGCAAAGCGCTCCGGCCGGGCCATGCCTCGCTCATGGACGACCTGTTGCCGCGGCTCGCGATCGTTCTCGCGAGCCCGGCGCCCGCTCGTCTCAGCGGCCTGTTCTCCGCGCCGGTCGACGAAGTCTGGATGGAGAGCGGCTTCGGCGGCGGCGAACACCTGATCGCGACCGCCGAGGCGAACCCGTCCGTCGGCTTCATCGGCGCCGAGCCCTTCGTCAACGGCATGGCCAAGGCGCTCGCCGCGATCGACGACCGCGATCTCGGCGAGCGCATCCGCCTGCACCATTTCGACAGCGTGCCGCTGCTCGACTGGCTGCCGGATGCCTCGCTCGGCCGCTTCTACCTGCTCTATCCCGATCCCTGGCCGAAGACGCGGCACTGGAAGCGCCGCTTCGTCGGCCGGGACAATCTCGACCGCATCGCGCGCGTGCTGCGCCCGGGCGCCGAGTTCCGTTTCGCCAGCGACTGGGCGCACTACGTCGACTGGACGCTGCGCCACATTCTCGCGCACCCGGCCTTCGAGTGGACGGCCACGACCTCGGCCGACTGGAAGGAGCCCTGGGCCGGCTGGCCGGGCACGCGCTACGAGGCGAAGGCGATCCGCGAAGGCCGCACACCGGCCTACATCATCGCGCGCCGGCGCTGAGCCGGGATTCCGGCCCGGAGCGATCGATCGGCACCCACGGACGGAACACCCGCCCGGCGCCTTCGTTGCCCCTCTCGCAACAGACGAGGAGGCACCTCATGGGCCGCGAACCGGATCTCGACGAAGCGACCGAGCTCTACGGCACGAAGCCGCAACGAAGCGCCGAGGTGGCGCCGGCGGATCGCGTCCTGCTCGATTCCGATCTCGGCCATGAGGACGATCACGGCATCACGCTGCCGGAGGCGCTCGCCTATGACGAGCTCGAAGGCGCCGATGTCGGAGCGCGGCCGGTCAGCGAAATCACGGCCAAGCCCGACCCGGGCACGCCGGACGAGACGATCGACGGCCTCGACCCGACCGAAGAGGCGGTGCGGCGAGAAGCCGAGGACCGGCCGGTCGGGTTCCGGGACGACTGACGGGATCGTCGCGGGCTTTTGCCCTTGCTCAGGCCGCTGCCGCAAGCCGGCGTTCGACGAAGCGGCGGATACGGCGCGCGCCCTCGGCGATGCGTTCGTCGGCGGCGGCAAAGGACAGGCGCACGAAGTCGCGCGCGGTCGGGCTGAAGGCCGAGCCGTCGAGCACCGAGACCTTCTCCTCGGCCCATAGCGCCTCGGCGAAGCCGGCGCCGTCGAGCCCGGTGCCGGAGACGTCGATCATCGCGAACATGCCGGCCTGCGGCGACAGCACCGCGAGGCCGCGGACCCGGCCGAGCTCGCCGACCATGATGTCGCGGCGGCGGCGGTAGAGCGCGGTCATCTCGGCCGGCGCGTCGGCCGCGCTCGTCAGCGCCGCGAGCGCGCCCTCCTGGATGAAGCCGGGCAGGCCATAGAGCATCGCCTGCGCGACCAGCAGGGCGTCCTTGATCAGCGCCGGCGGCGCGACCATCCAGCCCATGCGCCAGCCGGTCATGGCGTGGCTCTTCGACAGGCTCGACACGGTCACGGTGCGGCCGCGCGCGGCCGCAACCGACGCCATGGGCACGAACGTGCCCTCGAACACCAGATCGGCATAGACCTCGTCGACCACGATCCAGAGATCGTGACGCACCGCGATGTCGGCGATCGACTCCAGTTCGGCGCGGGTCAGCACGCCGCCGGTCGGATTGTTCGGATTGGCGAAGACGATCGCGCGGGTCTCCGGCCGGATCGCGGCCTCCAGCGCGGCCGCATCGAAGGCGAAGCCGCGCTCCGGCGGCGACACGACATAGTCGATCACCGCGCCGGTCCATTCGATCGTGGCCGGGTAGGTCACGTAGGCCGGCTCGATCACCGCGACCCGGTCGCCGGGGTCGAGCAGGCAGGCGGCCGCGAAGAACAGCGCGTTCTGGGCGCCGGAGGTGATCATCACGTTCCGCTCGGCGACCACTTCGCCCGTGCGCGCCTCGTGGCGGCGGGCGATCTCGGCGCGCAACTGCGGGCGGCCGCCGGACGGCGTGTAATGGGTATCGCCGGCATCGATGGCGGCCTTGGCGGCGGCGGCCACGGCCTCCGGCGAGCGGCAATCCGGATCGCCGACCGACAGGATCACCGTGTCCTCGCCGCGTCGCTCGGCCGCGATCGCCTGCTCGTGGATGCGCCAGGCATGCGCACCACGGCCGGAAACGCGATGAACGAGCGCGGACGCATGACGCGGCATGGAGGACTCCCGGATTGTCGAGGAACGAGATCTTATTGAACGATCGTACGACAAGTGCGCCAAGTCAACCCCGGCGCGCCGAGACCGAGCTCTGCGCGGCCGGCCGGTCCGGGGCAAATCCCGCCGCGAGCGAACCGCTCCGAGCAAAAAGACTAGCCTGACCAGGAGCAAGAGAACGGCATCTGGTCCGATCGGATACCGTGGTTGCGCCGCACGACCGGGCGTACCGGCCTTGCGCGGCGCCGCGCTCGTCCCCACAAAGGCGGGCGACACTGCCGGAGGCCCGCGCCTTGCTCTCGTCCGACGAACTGGAACGCTACGCCCGCCACATCGTGCTCAAGGATCTCGGCGGTCCGGGGCAGCAGAAGCTCAAGGCCGCGCGCGTGCTGGTGATCGGCGCGGGCGGGCTCGGCGCGCCGGCGATCCTCTACCTCGCGGCGGCAGGAATCGGCACGATCGGCATCGTCGACGACGACACGGTGTCCCTGTCCAATCTGCAGCGGCAGGTGATCCATGCGACCGCCGACGTCGGCCGGCCGAAGGTCGACAGCGCCGCCGACCATGTCGGACGCATCAACCCGCATGTGACAGTCGAGACCCACGCCGTGCGGCTCGGTCCCGCCAATGTCGGGGCCCTGGTCGCGGCCTATGATCTGGTGATCGACGGCTCGGACAATTTCGAGACGCGCTACACGGTCTCGGACGCGTGCTTTCACGCCAAGAAACCGCTCGTGACCGCCGCCGTGTCCGAATACGACGGCTCGCTCACCACCCTGCTGCCGCACATGACCGACGCGGAAGGCCGGCCGAACCCGACCTATCGCTGCCTGTTCCCGGAGGCGCCGCCGGCCGGACTGGTGCCGTCCTGCGCCGTCGCCGGCATCCTCGGGGCGCTGGTCGGGGTGATGGGGTCGTTGCAGGCGCTGGAAGCGCTGAAGCTGATCGCCGGGATCGGCGAGCCGCTGGTCGGGCGCCTCCTGCTGATCGACGCCCGATCGATGCGGTTCGAGACGATCGGCTATCGCTGGAACCCGCGCAATCCCTTGAACGGCGCGAGCTCCCAAGGGGTCGAGGCGTGAGCCTCACATGCCCTTGATCTTGGTGCGATCGGCGCGCGCGGCGTCCAGGTCCTTCATCCGCTCGCGGAACGGGCTCGACCGGTAGACGCCGAGGATGCGGTACTCTGCGAAGAAGCCGAGCTCCTGCAACGCGAGCGCCAGGCCGCGCTCGTCCGGATGGCCCTCGACATCGGCCATGAACTGGGTCGCGGTGAAGGCGCCGTCGATCATGTAGCTCTCGAGCCGGGTCATGTTGACGCCGGAGGTCGCAAAGCCGCCGAGCGCCTTGTAGAGCGCGGCCGGCACGTTGCGGACCTTGAACACGAAGGTGGTCATGGTCGGCGCGACGCCATAGGCGGCACGCAGATCCTCGCGCGACAGGATGATGAAGCGGGTCGTGTTGTGCGCCTCGTCCTCGATGTCCTGCTTCAGGATGTCGAGACCGTAGATCTCGGCCGCCAGCCGCGAGGCGATCGCGCCGCGCTTCGGATCGTTGAGTTCGGAGATCTGGCGCGCCGACCCGGCCGTGTCGGCGCCGACCACCGGGGTCAGGCCCATCGAGCGCAGCGCCTCGCGGCACTGGCCGAGCGCCTGCGGATGGCTCTGCACCATCTCGAGGCCGGAGAGCGTCGCGCCCTTGATCGCCATCAGCTGATGGCGCACCGGCAGGAAATATTCGCCGATGATGTGCAGGTCGGAGCGCGGCAGCAGGTGGTGGATGTCGGCGACACGGCCGGCGATCGAGTTCTCGATCGGGATCATGCCGAGATCGGCCGAGCCGTTCTCCAGCGCCGCAAAGCAATCCTCGAAGGTCGCGCAGGGCACCGCCTCGAAGTCCGGATAGACCTCGCGGCAAGCGATATGCGAGTTGGCGCCCGGTTCGCCCTGGAACACGATCTTCTTGCGGCCGGTCATGACTTGTCCCTTCGCGGTTCGTTTTCGTTGCGGCACCGGCGGTTCAGCCGTGGCCGAGGAGGTCGCGCGCCCGTTCGAGATCCTCGGGCGTATCGACGCCGAGGGGCACGGTCGCGACGATTTCGACGTCGATGCGCATGCCGGCCTCGAGCGCGCGCAGCTGCTCGAGCTTCTCGCGCTTCTCGAGCGTCGAGGGCGGCATGCGCACGAAGCGCTCGAGCGCGGCGCGCCGGTAGGCGTAGAGCCCGATGTGGTGATAGAGCGGACCGTCGCCATGGGGGCGGTCGCGCGGGTGAAGTAGAGCGCGCGCAGCCGCGAGGGGCCGAGCGGCGCGCCGACGACCTTCACGACGTTCGGATTGGTCTTCTCGTCGTCGCGGACGATCGCGGCGGTCAGCGTGGCAATGTCGACGGCCGGATCTTCGAGCGGTCGGATCGCGGCGCGGACCGCCTCGGGCTCGATGGTTGGCAGGTCGCCCTGGACGTTGACGACGACCTCGGCCTCGGCGTTCGGATCGACGAGCCGCAGTGCCTCGAAGATGCGATCGGAGCCGGAAGGGTGGTTCGGGTCGGTCAGCACGGCGCGGCCGCCGGCAGCCTCGACGACGTCGACGATCCGCTGGTCGTCGGCGGCGACCACGACAGGGCCGATGCCGGCCTCGGTCGCGCGGCGCCAGACCTGCACGATCATCGGCACCCCGGCGATGTCGGCGAGCGGCTTGCCGGGCAGGCGGGTCGCGGTCATGCGGGCGGGGACGAGCACGAGCGTGCGGGAGATCGGCGCGGGGGGCGGCGCAGGCGGACGGCTCATGGGACGCTACTCACGAAACGCTGCTCATCGAACAACGGCGGCTTCTTGGACTGCGGCGGGCGCCGCCGCCTGACCGGGGCCGTCGGAGCGAGGCGTCGAAAATGGCGCGCGTCTTGGACGGAAGTGGCGGTTCGCGGCGGCGAGGCATGCCGTTATACGTAGGGACATCGGCGAGAGGAAGCTTGTAGTTTTCGCGCCGCCGTAATAGACCCCCATCAGGCCGGCTGACGGCTGTCGAGACGAGTGCGCGCGCCCGCGCGCCGCACGCGATCAGCGGAGCGGAAAAGGCATGGATTCCTTCGAGTTGAACAAGATCGCCGGTGCGGTGCTGGGCGCCTGCCTGTTCGCGATGGGTCTCGGAATCATCACCGACATCATCTTCGACCAGCCGGCGCCCGAGAAGCCGGGCTTCATGGTCGCGGTCGCCGAGACCAAGGCGGGCGGCGACGCCGGCGCCAAGGCCGCCGAAGTGGCGCCGATCGCGGCGCGCCTCAAGACCGCCACGGCCGATGCCGGCCAGAAGGTCTTCGCCAAGTGCGCCTCGTGCCATACCCCGGAGAAGGGGGCTGGCAACAAGGTCGGCCCGAACCTCTACGGCGTCGTCGACCGCGTGAAGGGCTCCGAGGCCGGCTTCGGCTATTCGGGCGCCCTCGCCGACCTCGGCAAGCAGGGCCAGAAGTGGACCTACGATGATCTCGATCACTTCCTCGCCAACCCGGGCGCGGTCGTGAAGGGCACCAAGATGTCGTTCAAGGGCCTCGACAACCCGGACGATCGTGCCGCGGTGATCATGTTCCTGCATTCGAAGGCCGATGCGCCGGCGCCGCTGCCGAACTGATCGGCACGCGAGATCTGAATTTCGAGAAGGCCGGGCTCGTCCCGGCCTTTTTCATGGGCCGTGTTCACGGACTCTCTCATGGGCCGGCCCACGGCCGCGCTCCCGCCCGCTCCGCGGGTCACGGCCGGCTCGACGACGATGCCGCGTCCAATTCGCGCCTCAGGCGACGAGCCCTCTTCCGAAGCGGCGCGGGCGCGTTATTTTGGACATATTGTCATGGCCCATTCGCGCTCGCGGGGTGATCTCGAAGCGCGACGGTGTCGCGGCGCCAGCGAAGGGGCGCCGGGACGCGCGGGTCGGACGACGTTCGTCGACCGGCCGAACCGTCGGCCCGATGTAATCCAAGTGGAGACGAAGTTCGCCCCATGCGCCATTCCGCCCCGCGCTCGATCTGCCCGCACCCGATCCGGTCCGCCACGCTCGCCATTCTCGGGTTCGCCGCCGCCTTCATCCTGCCGGCCGGCCCGTCCCACGCGGAGGATCTCCCCTGGCGCCACGGCGCGGCGCTGCTCGGCGAGCTCAAGTATCCGCCGGATTTCAAGCGCTTCGACTACGTCAATCCGGATGCGCCGAAGGGCGGCACGCTCAGGCTTTCGACCGACGGCACCTTCGACAGCTTCAATCCGCTGATCCCGAAGGGCAATCCTGCCGCCGGCGTCGGGCTGATCTACGAGCAGCTCATGACGCCGTCGCTCGACGAGGTCTCGACGGAATACGGCGAGATCGCCGAGGCGCTGCAGTATCCGCCCGATTTCGCGTGGGCGAAGTATCGGCTTCGGCCCGAGGCCAAGTGGCACGACGGCAAGCCGATCACGCCCGACGACGTGGTGTGGTCGTTCGAGGCGACCGTCGCCAACAATCCGAGCCAGGCCTTCTATTATCGCCACGTGAAGAAGGTCGAGGCGACCGGCGAGCACGAGGTCACCTTCACCTTCGACCAGACCGGCAACCGCGAACTGCCGCAGATCATCGGCCAGCTCACCGTGCTGCCGAAGCACTGGTGGACCGGCACCGGGCCGGACGGCCAGAAGCGGGACATCACGCGCACGACGCTCGAAATCCCGCTCGGCTCCGGGCCCTACCGGCTGAAGGAGTTCAGCCCCGGCCGCAGCGTGACCTATGAGCGGGTGAAGGACTACTGGGGCAAGGATCTGGCCGTGAACGTCGGCCAGAACAACTTCGACCAGATCCGCTACGAGTATTTCCGCGACGACCAGGTCGAGCTCGAGGCCTTCAAGGGCGACAATTACGACGCCCGCTTCGAGAACTCGGCGAAGAACTGGGCGACCGCCTACGACTTCCCGGCCCGCCAGCAGGGCCGCGTGGTGCTCGAGAAGCTGACCGAGCGCGGCTCCGGCGTCATGGTCGGCTTCGTGCCGAACCTGCGCCGGCCGATCTTCCAGGATCCGCGCGTGCGGCAGGCGCTCAATCTGGCCATGCCGTTCGAGGACATGAACCGGACGACGTTCTTCGGCCAGTACGAGCGCATCTCCAGCTACTTCTACCCGACCGAACTCGGCGCGACCGGCGTGCCGCAGGGCGCCGAGCTCGCGATGCTGAACGAGGCCAAGGACAAGGGCCCGATCCCGGCCGAGGTGTTCACCAAGCCCTACATGAACCCGGTCGCGGCCGACGCGACCGCCGAGCGCACCAACCTGCGCGAGGCGCTGAAGCTGCTCGGCGAGGCCGGCTGGACCATCGAAGGGACGAAGCTCGTCAACGCCAAGAAGGAACCGTTCCGGATCGAGTTCCTGATGAACGGCCCGACCTTCGAGCGCGTCGGCGTGCGCTACCGCGAGCAGCTCGCCAAGATCGGCATCGACCTCACCATCCGCTCGGTCGACAGTTCACAGTATCAGAACCGCGTGCGGTCGCGCGATTTCGACCTGATCTACACCGGCTGGGGCCAGTCGCTGTCGCCCGGCAACGAGCAGAACGACTTCTTCGGCTCCGAGGCCGCCGACCGAGAGGGTTCGCGCAACTACGCCGGCATCAAGAATCCGGCGATCGACTATCTGATCAAGCGCGTGATCTTCGCCAAGGACCGCACCGAGCTGGTCGACGCCACCCACGCGCTCGATCGCGTGCTGCTCTGGAACCACTATGTGATCCCCGGCTGGACCACCACCGCGACCCGCATGGCGCGCTGGGACCGGTTCAGCCACCCGGCGACCCTGCCGAAATACTCGACCGGCTTCCCGACCATCTGGTGGTGGGATGCCACCAAGGCCGCCAAGACGGGGGCGCCGAAGTGAGCCGGCGCGGCACGCCGCGCGGCATGGACGGATCGCTCGTGCCGATCGGCCTGGAGCGGATGGCCGAGGTGCTGTACCGCACCACCCCGAGCCGCCGCGGCGTGCTCGGCGGGTTGGGACTTGCGGCCGCAGGTCTCGCGTTCGGCGGACCGGACGGCTTCAGCCGTGCCGCGGCGGCGCTGCCGGAGGGTGTCGAGAGTCACGGGCTCTCGGTGTTCGGCGATCTCAAATACCCGGCCGACTTCAAGCACTTCGCCTATGTGCGGCCGGACGCGCCGAAAGGCGGCCGGCTTTCGACCATCGCCGGGCGCTGGGCGTTCAACCAGAACCCGCAGACCTTCAACAGCCTCAACACGCTGATCCTGAAGGGCGACGCGGCGGTCGGCCTGACCGTGATCTACGATACGCTGATGGTGCGCGCGCTCGACGAGCCGGACGCGGTCTACGGGCTCGTCGCGAAGTCGGTGCGCGCCGCCGACGGCGGCAACACCTTCGTGTTCACGCTGCGCCCCGAAGCGCGCTGGCATGACGGGACGCCGCTCACGGCCGAGGACGTCGCCTTTTCGCTGACGCTGCTGAAAGAGAAAGGCCATCCGCAGATCACCGAAACGATCCGCGACATGGTCTCGGCGACCGCCGAGGGGCCGTCGACGGTGGTGGTGAAACTGTCGGGCAAGCAGTCGCGCGGGCTGATCCAGGTGATCGCGACGCTGCCGATCCTGTCGAAGGCCTACTACGCCAGCCACGATTTCGAACAGTCGACGCTCGACGTGCCGCTCGGCTCGGGGCCCTACAAGGTCGGCCGGTTCGATGCCGGCCGCTATATCGAATACGAGCGCGTCGCCGACTACTGGGCCAAGGATCTGCCGGTCAATGTCGGCCAGAACAATTTCGACGTGATCCGCTACGAGATGTATCGCGAGCGGACCACGGCCTTCGAGGGTTTCAAGGCCGGGCAGTATCTGTTGCGCGAGGAGTTCACCTCGATCGTCTGGGCGCAGCAATATGATTTCCCGGCGTTCAAGGACGGCCGCGTCGTGCGCTTCGAGCTCTCCGACGGCTCGCCGTCGGGCGCACAGGGCTGGTTCCTGAACACGCGGAGGGAGAAATTCGCCGATCCGCGCGTGCGGGAGGCGATCGGGCTCGCGTTCGATTTCGAGTGGTCGAACAAGAACCTGTTCTTCGGCTCGTATCGGCGCACCCACTCGTTCTTCGAGAACTCCGACCTCAAGGCGAGCGGCAAGCCTTCGCCGGAAGAGGTCGCGCTGCTCGAGCCGTTCCGCGGCAAGGTGCCGGACGAGGTGTTCGACGAGCCGTGGTCGCCGCCGGTCTCGGACGGCTCGGGGCGTGACCGCAAGCTGTTCCGGCGCGCCAACGAGCTGTTCACGGCGGCCGGCTGGGTCAACAAGGACGGCCGGCTGCGCAACGCCAAGGGCGAGACGCTCGATATCGAGTTCCTCGATTCCGATCCGATCTTCGGCCGCGTCGTCGGCCCCTATGTGCAGAACCTCGCGGCGCTCGGCGTCAGCGCGACGAGCCGCGTGG
This genomic interval carries:
- a CDS encoding extracellular solute-binding protein encodes the protein MSRRGTPRGMDGSLVPIGLERMAEVLYRTTPSRRGVLGGLGLAAAGLAFGGPDGFSRAAAALPEGVESHGLSVFGDLKYPADFKHFAYVRPDAPKGGRLSTIAGRWAFNQNPQTFNSLNTLILKGDAAVGLTVIYDTLMVRALDEPDAVYGLVAKSVRAADGGNTFVFTLRPEARWHDGTPLTAEDVAFSLTLLKEKGHPQITETIRDMVSATAEGPSTVVVKLSGKQSRGLIQVIATLPILSKAYYASHDFEQSTLDVPLGSGPYKVGRFDAGRYIEYERVADYWAKDLPVNVGQNNFDVIRYEMYRERTTAFEGFKAGQYLLREEFTSIVWAQQYDFPAFKDGRVVRFELSDGSPSGAQGWFLNTRREKFADPRVREAIGLAFDFEWSNKNLFFGSYRRTHSFFENSDLKASGKPSPEEVALLEPFRGKVPDEVFDEPWSPPVSDGSGRDRKLFRRANELFTAAGWVNKDGRLRNAKGETLDIEFLDSDPIFGRVVGPYVQNLAALGVSATSRVVDPSQFEKRLRDFDYDAIVRRYSLSPTPDEGMRLYWGSKSAAQPGSSNLSGIRDPVVDALIEKVLGAPTRPAMVAAARALDRVLRAGRYWVPHWFKASHWMAMWDVYGRPETPPYDLALAAIWWIDRDKAKRLDKGL